One bacterium genomic window, TTCCATTTTGTCGTTTTGCAGCGGGACCAATTTCTAATTCATCTTGTCTCGGAAAATCAAATAACTCATAGGCATACCGATGTTGTTCATGGTAATCGATAATCCCGACATACGGCGGAGAAGTAAAAATCCCATCTATTTTTTGATTGGCAGGTAATTTTACTGTTCGTGCATCTCCTTGAATGATTTTAATAAACGCATTGGTTCGAAGTTTATCAAATTCTTTTATCCGTTTTATGGTATCAAAACTATAGCGATTGATAAATTTTAATGCCTCTTGTATTGGTTCGCAATATCTTTTATGTTTTATACACCAATAGGTTTCACGTACTGGTTTCTGGGGTCGTGCAAGGTCGTAATGTGGGATTAATCTCGCGGAACGTGCGGAACGAGATAAAATGATTTTTAAGACATCTTGATTTTTATATTCCTTAATGATATTTCTATAGAACAAAATTTCCTGCAATGCTCTCTCTGAAAACCATTCTTTTAAGTATTGACTAGCGGTTTCAATTCGTTCGGTATGTGTTTCAAATAACTGCTGATAATTATCCTTTAACCCGGCACTAAATATTTTCAGTCGCTTTAATGCATCGTTAATTTCCCATTCAACTTCATGAATATTATATTGTTTAGTTTTGACTTCTTGAATTAAACAGTTAAAAGGTGAAAGTTCAATTCCAATCGCATTTATCCCTAGAACGTTCGCTTCGATTAAGGTGGTTCCTGAGCCGGAAAATGGGTCGAGAATGATATCGCCTTTTTTGAAATACTTCTTCAAAAAAACTTCGACTAACTGAGGTATAAATTTACCAAGATAAGGATGTAAACGATGAACATGTTTTGTCCTTTCAAATTCACGAACACTTAAAAAAGTTAAATCATTACCTAAAATTTCAATGTTTTTCTTACTATCAGTTTTTTCTTCTATGAATTTTGTATCTATTCTATATTTGACTGCAGCAGTTTTATTTATCTCAAGCATATCTATAACTAATTATACAAATTTCAAATAATTTTATTTTTTTATTTTATATCTCATTTTGGTTTTCTGCAAGATGAACCACTAACTTATCCAAAATAAATTTTTTAAAATATTTCTAAAGATTTTATTATCGTTATTTTGAAATTATAAATGTCTAATCGAATTATCAAATAAAAGTTAGGAACAAAGTTTTCCTGCAGGTGCTTCCTATGCTCAAAGGATTGATATCCCGAAAAGAAACACTGCCCTATGACCATATTGTTCCAAAATGGATACAATCTAGGATAAATGATTCTCCTGAAAGACGAAAAATCCGTAGTAGCAGGGTTAAGCCAATAGCGTATAGCCTTAATCCTACTCCACTCCATCTCAAAAATATTTTCGGAATAATATTACTGTTCCGTATGGATACACTATTTATTTCTGCAGTGAACCGTAACTATGTAATCCGGGAAGGAGAACGTTCACGCCGAGATAACAGAATAATACTGCTAAGAAGCCAAATACCGAAACCCACGCCGCTTTTCTGCCGCGCCAGCCGATAATCAACCGCGCATGCAAATATCCCGCATAAATCAGCCAAGTTATCAGCGACCAGGTTTCTTTCGGATCCCAACTCCAATATGAACCCCAAGCGACATTCGCCCAGACCGCTCCGGTAATAATTCCAACCGCAAGTAGAACGAACCCGAACGCTATTAACCAATAAGTATGCGTATCTAACGATTCCATATCCTGAAATCGCGAGTAGAATCCATTGGTTTTTCCTTTTCGGAACCAATGCGCCTGCAGTAAAAACAAGCACCCTGTGCCGAACGCTAACGCAAACGACGCATAGGCTAAAAATGCGGTTACTACATGGACTTCCAGCCATTTGCTCTGCAACGCTGGCAGTAACGGTTCCGCTACACGATATCGGCTCGGTAAACCGATAGCGAGCGCTGAACATACTGCGGTTAACGGCGCAATAATAATTCCAAGACTTTTCGTCGGGCGAAAGATTTCTACGCAAACGAACTCAAACGCAATCACCCAAGCGAAAAAGAGTAACGATTCGTATAAATTCGCAAACGGCGCATGACCAGATTCAATCGTCCGCATAACTAACCCAACAGTATGAATCACCAGCCCGAAAATAAACAGGGTTAATACTGTTCGCGTAGCGAGTTTGCTGTCTTTCGCCAATAGTATAACATAGCCGAACGATGCGATGAGATAAAAAATAAAACTGACGATGAAAAATGGATAACTCATAGTTGAATTCCTCCATTAAATAAAATATTCATTCATAAATCTTAACGCCAAACAATTCCCGCTGAAAAAATGGGATTAGTTCGGTTTATTACCAAGTAGAACTTCGGCGAACCCTGCGAACTCTGCGGTGAAAGATTCTTGTTCATTCATGCGTCCCGAACGGGACTAGGTCGTTTTTTCTCGACCTGATTCCTAGCATTACATGCTGGGCTAAATTCAATCGCACTTTGCAGGGCTAACCTAGAAGAACCTCAGCGAACTCGGCGATCTCTGCGGTGAAGAGGACAAAATATTTCCACGCCTGAATTTACCGACTATATGATTCAATTTGGTTCGCGAATTTCTCCAATTCGACTCGTAGCTGTTTCGTGTTCCGGTTCGATGTGCCAGCTAACTGAATGATACTTCCGGAATCGGTTTTCTGGAGGAGAATCCATACCCGACGATGGTCAATAAATAAGGTTAACATCAATCCGAGAATTAATCCGCTAAATCCAAGGTAAATTAACGGCACGCCCGGGTCTTTAACCACCTGCAAAACCGAATATGAATTTAGCGCTATATTTGCATCGGTGATTTCGTAATTAAATCTGGTTTTTCCGGAATAGTGAAATTCTGGGAATCGAACGAAAACCCAAGTCGTGCCGACTAATTTCGTATCGGTATATTCTTCAATTAACGCCGCAGGATTGTTCAATTGATTCGATTTACTGACCGCTTCTTTTGTCGCTAAATCGAATGAAAAATCCGGATAGAATTTCGCTAGTTTAATTTGCATGTTATGTTCCGGTATTTGAACCGATTGCCCGATTTCGAGTTCAACAGTTTTAATTTCGTTATTCGTTTGCCGGTCGCAGAGTTTCAGGATTAAACTTTTAACGGTTGCGGTCGTACCATAACTATTCTGATAAAACGTTATCCCCCGGTAGGTTAACGGATGATTCACGCGAATGATTGCTTCTACTTCCGGTTGGTCGTTGTTATAGAGCGTAACATAACTGCGAAACTCTTTCGGCAGCTGCGAATTTGGATAGGTTTCAACTTCAAATTTCCGCAGATACAGTTTCAATTGTACTTTCTGGTTCAAAGTAGAATGCACTTTTTTGCGTAACGAGTTGAGCCATAGCGGAACTGGCATCGGCACGGTAACCATTTCACCTTCCGCAACGGTCAGTGGAAACCTGAATCCGAACCTGCCGATAATTGCGCCGAGCAAAATTATCACGATACTGATATGCAGAAGGAAATTGCCCCAGCGGTTTAGTAATCCTTTTTCGCCAAAAAGATAGGTTCGTTCGCGGTCAGTTCGAGTTTTCACATGATATCCAGCGGTTTTCAAGAGCATACCGAGTTTGGTTACAATCGCAGAAGATTCTAAGTTTGATTCTAATCGCACCGCAGTGTTCGGATTGTTAACTATATGTTCGGGAATAATCATTTCCTGCGAGGCGCGTTCAGACCGTTGTAATGCCATATAGCGATTATATGCGCAAACTGTAGTCGCTAACCCGAGTAGCGTTAATACCGTAATAAACCACCAGCTACCATAAACATCAATAATGCCGGTTATCCGAAACAAGTGATATATCGGCATACCGTAGTGCTGGATATAGAATTGTGCGAATTCTTTTTGCGGGATTAAAGTTCCAAGGATAGACGCAATGATAACTAATCCAAATAAACTGAGGGTAACTTTTATCGAGCCCCAGAAATGGAGAAACCGAGAAACAATATGTGACGATGGTTGCTGTAACGGAAGGATTGTATGGTTATCCATGAAACTCAGCTGTTCATTTATCGCGATGAATAATATATTCTCCTAACCTCAACAAAGCGGTTTTATATACCGATTCCGGAAACCCGAGCAGAAGTTCGTTCGCTTCATCAACCAGATTCCTTGCATAATTGCGAACATATTCAACTGAATGATGCTGGTCAATCATTTTATTCAACCAAATGATATCTGATTCAGTTATTGTGCGGTCAGCTAATGAGAGAAGTCGCGCGCGTGCCTGCGGTTCTAAGGTATCTCGGAGATGAATCAACGGTAAGGTTATTTTCCCCTGATAGAAATCGTGGTTGGTTGGTTTGCCTAATCTAGAGAGATTTGCGGTGAAATCGAGTGTATCGTCAATCATCTGGAAAACTATGCCTAATTTTAACCCGAATTCTTTTAACCGTGCCGATTCCTCTTTCGGAATATCATTGACGATGCCACCAAGTTCAGCGCTTACCGACATCAATATTCCGGTTTTCCGGCGGATAATCTGGAGATATTCCGATTCAGGTATTTCGAAATTCCCTTCCTGTTCAATCTGACGAATTTCGCCAAGACACATTTCCGTGGTCGCTTCCGCTAACATTCGCGCATATCGCTGGATTCCATTTTGTACCGCTAGTGTAGACGCTTTTGCATAGAGATAATCGCCAACTAATACCGCTACCTGATTTCCCCATTTTCCATTTACAGAAGGTTGCCCACGACGGAACGGAGATTCATCAACGATATCGTCATGGATTAACGTTGCGGTATGAATTATTTCAAGCGCAGCGGCAAGTTCGATGCTTTCCGGTTTAATCCCGCCGGTTAATCCGGATGTGAGTAATAATAATATCGGGCGAATACGTTTCCCGCCAGCGTTAAATAAATGGGCTGCGGATTGGTTGACCAAAGCGTAATCTGAAACAATCGTGCGCTGAATTTGGCTAGTAACTTGCTGAAGTGGCTCGGCGAGTAACTGTTCAATAGTTTCCAGAGCACATTTTGCAGTTTGCGATTCAACACTAACTCTATTCATAAAATATAATTATATGATACATCTTTGTATTTCAACAAGAATTGTAGCTTCCTTTTCCTTATTGTTTAAGGTTGAAGAATATCATTTCGTTAATTTTTGGATATAATAATGTCAAGGTAGGTAAATGTTATCAGATTAATCGGAGGTAATGTCAATCGTTGCTGAAGAATGAGATAGATTGGTCATAGCAACCGTGGATGTATTTCTTGTAAGGTTCTTTCTTTTTCATGTTCGCTGCAAGGTAGACGCTGTATACAAGCTAACAGTCTGCACTACTCCCTGCTTGCATTATTTCACCACTAGTTCAATCGGCTGGGATAGACTTGCTACTTGCGGATTATAATATTCATACACTTTCGATTGCGGGGTTTTCGCCCGAATCGGATATTTCGCTTGCAACCGATACTTGAACGTAATCGGTTTTCCAGCTTCAACTTTATCCAAGTAAACAATTATTTGCCGACCGGTGAGATTATACTTTTTGATAACATCTTTAGTAACCAACTCATGCAAATCCGGTGTTAACACATCAAATCCCGGCGGGATACCTAAATCGACGATAACCATATTTGCAGTACCTGTTGGCCGGTTATTTTTAACCTCGATCCTTGCGGTGATAATATCGTCTTTCTGCAACTGGGTTTTATCGTAGGTTACGGAGATATCCAGCAGTTCATGTTCTGGAATCTCCAATCTCCACGGACGATAATAGGTTCCAACAATCTGATACAACATGCTCCCCTGCCCTTGAAACTTTAAGACAACGGTATTTTTGCCTCTTTTAACCAGCGGTTCTTTCAAATCTACCTGCCGCATCACATCGCAGTTTGCCGGCGTGATTTCAAACGCAGAAACTTCTTTTCCGTTAACGATTACCTGCACTGTTGCATTCACTTTTTCAGTCAATCCCTGTAACGACATTAACAGCGCTTTCAAGCAGAGAATTGTTGCCTGAGTCGAATTCCAGTTCCCGTTCGCATCTTTTTTGCTAATGATATAGTTCAGCGCTTTCCCGGTAACATCCGGATACCGACCGGCGTTCATTAACGCAATCGCAATCAATGCGGTTGATTCGATATCCGCGCTATCTCCGCGTGAGAATGTTACCGTCTCAACGTTACTCGACCAATGCACTTTGCCATCTTGTTCAATTTTCTGCGCAACAATTTTATCCAGCAGGCCGAGCGTTCGCGAGTCATCCTTCTTCCAGCAGACTAGCGCATTCGCTAGTAACGCTTGCGTATAGATATCGTTAGCTTCTTTGCTATGTTGCAGTAAATACTCGACCGCTTTCTCTATCTCTTTCGATTTCATATCCGTTGCCAATAATGCCCAGGTGATATATGCGGTAACCAAAAGATTGCTATTCTGAATCTTACCCCAGCTTTCTGCGTGAAGATATGATTTATCCGGTGTCCAGGAGCCGTCCTGATTCTGCTGGTGAATTAACCACGACTGCGTCCGGCTGATTATCGCCGGGTCAACGTTGAACACTTTCGACATATCGCTGAACTCCATAACACCCCATGCGGTCAGAATTTTGTTCGCCGGCGCGTTCCCAAACCATTCGAATCCGCCGCCTTGCACTTCATAACTCAACAACCGCTGGTATCCGGCATTGATGAACCCTTCTGCTTTCATTTGGATTTCCGGAGTAACCTGTTTTGTGGTTTTCAGATAATCAAGCACTAGAATATTCGGATAGGTTACCGATGACGTCTGTTCGAAACAACCGAATGGCATCCGCAGCATACTCGCTAATCCTTCAACAATTTGACTGAATATTCCTGGATATACTTTCACCTGCAGTTTACTGGCCTTCTCAATTGCTTCCTGGGGAATAGTAATTTCCTTTTCGATATCTTTACTCAACC contains:
- a CDS encoding site-specific DNA-methyltransferase translates to MLEINKTAAVKYRIDTKFIEEKTDSKKNIEILGNDLTFLSVREFERTKHVHRLHPYLGKFIPQLVEVFLKKYFKKGDIILDPFSGSGTTLIEANVLGINAIGIELSPFNCLIQEVKTKQYNIHEVEWEINDALKRLKIFSAGLKDNYQQLFETHTERIETASQYLKEWFSERALQEILFYRNIIKEYKNQDVLKIILSRSARSARLIPHYDLARPQKPVRETYWCIKHKRYCEPIQEALKFINRYSFDTIKRIKEFDKLRTNAFIKIIQGDARTVKLPANQKIDGIFTSPPYVGIIDYHEQHRYAYELFDFPRQDELEIGPAAKRQNGTAIKEYTQGIIEVFKNVSQYLKNEAPVFIVANDKFNLYPEIGLHCGFKFVDVFRRPVLMRTERDANKYFESIFYFVKESNR
- the ccsB gene encoding c-type cytochrome biogenesis protein CcsB, whose translation is MSYPFFIVSFIFYLIASFGYVILLAKDSKLATRTVLTLFIFGLVIHTVGLVMRTIESGHAPFANLYESLLFFAWVIAFEFVCVEIFRPTKSLGIIIAPLTAVCSALAIGLPSRYRVAEPLLPALQSKWLEVHVVTAFLAYASFALAFGTGCLFLLQAHWFRKGKTNGFYSRFQDMESLDTHTYWLIAFGFVLLAVGIITGAVWANVAWGSYWSWDPKETWSLITWLIYAGYLHARLIIGWRGRKAAWVSVFGFLAVLFCYLGVNVLLPGLHSYGSLQK
- a CDS encoding cytochrome c biogenesis protein ResB; the protein is MDNHTILPLQQPSSHIVSRFLHFWGSIKVTLSLFGLVIIASILGTLIPQKEFAQFYIQHYGMPIYHLFRITGIIDVYGSWWFITVLTLLGLATTVCAYNRYMALQRSERASQEMIIPEHIVNNPNTAVRLESNLESSAIVTKLGMLLKTAGYHVKTRTDRERTYLFGEKGLLNRWGNFLLHISIVIILLGAIIGRFGFRFPLTVAEGEMVTVPMPVPLWLNSLRKKVHSTLNQKVQLKLYLRKFEVETYPNSQLPKEFRSYVTLYNNDQPEVEAIIRVNHPLTYRGITFYQNSYGTTATVKSLILKLCDRQTNNEIKTVELEIGQSVQIPEHNMQIKLAKFYPDFSFDLATKEAVSKSNQLNNPAALIEEYTDTKLVGTTWVFVRFPEFHYSGKTRFNYEITDANIALNSYSVLQVVKDPGVPLIYLGFSGLILGLMLTLFIDHRRVWILLQKTDSGSIIQLAGTSNRNTKQLRVELEKFANQIESYSR
- a CDS encoding polyprenyl synthetase family protein gives rise to the protein MNRVSVESQTAKCALETIEQLLAEPLQQVTSQIQRTIVSDYALVNQSAAHLFNAGGKRIRPILLLLTSGLTGGIKPESIELAAALEIIHTATLIHDDIVDESPFRRGQPSVNGKWGNQVAVLVGDYLYAKASTLAVQNGIQRYARMLAEATTEMCLGEIRQIEQEGNFEIPESEYLQIIRRKTGILMSVSAELGGIVNDIPKEESARLKEFGLKLGIVFQMIDDTLDFTANLSRLGKPTNHDFYQGKITLPLIHLRDTLEPQARARLLSLADRTITESDIIWLNKMIDQHHSVEYVRNYARNLVDEANELLLGFPESVYKTALLRLGEYIIHRDK
- a CDS encoding type II secretion system protein GspG, which produces RLVYVNPADELRIVITPDKKTYRPGEEATVQFFVQDKTGHPVLAALGISIVDEAVFALQDMQPGLEKVYFTLEKEIMKPRYEIHGYSLEELVKHPQPPVIPLEQNTKADWTPLQQEAATVLLASAPEPQPFTLAINTFDQKELKYREQIQKRLDKDYQHIWKGIQAYYNKHSEYPTREQGIEILIKEGFLRETDLIDPWGVRYKAEPCSCGRFHSFRLLSAGPDTVWNTADDVTSPAGWDQFGEGVARQAVRRFLNARNGFLGDLAAHPEPMPIVAMKMAEERGIAKGEVGIAGSQPKEEIRLRMFFPETLYFNPAFITDATGKGTLKLTIADSITSWRMTTLGSALNGRMGSTSSPLRVFQDFFIDIDFPVALTQNDEISVPVAVYNYLPGAQTVRLELMPEPWFELKDEKIKTVKLEKDEVRAVYYSIKVKEIGYHKFTVYAYGSKLSDAIQRMIAVVPDGKEYQVSISDRLSKDIEKEITIPQEAIEKASKLQVKVYPGIFSQIVEGLASMLRMPFGCFEQTSSVTYPNILVLDYLKTTKQVTPEIQMKAEGFINAGYQRLLSYEVQGGGFEWFGNAPANKILTAWGVMEFSDMSKVFNVDPAIISRTQSWLIHQQNQDGSWTPDKSYLHAESWGKIQNSNLLVTAYITWALLATDMKSKEIEKAVEYLLQHSKEANDIYTQALLANALVCWKKDDSRTLGLLDKIVAQKIEQDGKVHWSSNVETVTFSRGDSADIESTALIAIALMNAGRYPDVTGKALNYIISKKDANGNWNSTQATILCLKALLMSLQGLTEKVNATVQVIVNGKEVSAFEITPANCDVMRQVDLKEPLVKRGKNTVVLKFQGQGSMLYQIVGTYYRPWRLEIPEHELLDISVTYDKTQLQKDDIITARIEVKNNRPTGTANMVIVDLGIPPGFDVLTPDLHELVTKDVIKKYNLTGRQIIVYLDKVEAGKPITFKYRLQAKYPIRAKTPQSKVYEYYNPQVASLSQPIELVVK